A portion of the Micromonospora vinacea genome contains these proteins:
- a CDS encoding KamA family radical SAM protein has translation MTQTQPVETIPQPRHAPVAVPTAGQPYEYHRRPLVEPDWTRFPGWRHVTRDQWESAQWQRVNCVKNTKQLRAVFGDLIDETFYADLEADQKAMATMSMLVPPQMINTMVPFTTLTTEALLADPIRRYMIPVASDRRTDWPSHPYASRDSLHEHDMWVAEGLTHRYPTKVLAELLSTCPQYCGHCTRMDLVGNSTPAVDKLKLTLKPVDRYDAHIAYLKAHPGVRDVVVSGGDVANVPWRNLESYLMRLLELETVRDIRLATKALMGLPQHWLQPDVVEGLERVARTAARRGVNLAIHTHVNHAQSLTPLVAKAAQTALDVGVRDVRNQGVLMRGVNATTPELLDLCFALQGEAGILPYYFYMCDMIPNAEHWRVPVWHAQQLQHDIMGYLPGYATPRIVCDVPFVGKRWVHMLTDYDRERGISYWTKNYRTSIESADLEALNKRYAYYDPIDTLPVDGQQWWADHRDD, from the coding sequence GTGACCCAGACCCAACCGGTTGAGACCATCCCTCAACCCCGTCACGCCCCGGTCGCCGTACCGACCGCCGGGCAGCCCTACGAGTACCACCGCCGCCCCCTGGTCGAACCCGACTGGACCCGCTTCCCCGGCTGGCGCCACGTCACCCGCGACCAGTGGGAATCCGCCCAGTGGCAGCGCGTCAACTGCGTCAAGAACACCAAGCAGCTCCGCGCCGTCTTCGGCGACCTCATCGACGAGACCTTCTACGCCGACCTCGAGGCCGACCAGAAGGCCATGGCCACCATGTCCATGCTGGTGCCCCCACAAATGATCAACACGATGGTGCCGTTCACGACCCTCACCACCGAGGCGCTGCTCGCCGACCCCATCCGCCGCTACATGATCCCGGTCGCCTCCGACCGCCGCACCGACTGGCCCTCACACCCCTACGCCAGCCGCGACAGCCTCCACGAGCACGACATGTGGGTCGCCGAAGGGCTCACCCACCGCTACCCGACCAAGGTCCTCGCCGAACTGCTCTCCACCTGCCCCCAGTACTGCGGGCACTGCACCCGCATGGACCTCGTCGGCAACTCCACCCCCGCGGTCGACAAACTCAAGCTCACCCTCAAGCCCGTCGACCGCTACGACGCCCACATCGCCTACCTCAAGGCCCACCCCGGCGTCCGCGACGTGGTCGTCTCCGGCGGCGACGTGGCCAACGTCCCCTGGCGCAACCTCGAGTCGTACCTCATGCGCCTGCTGGAACTGGAGACGGTCCGCGACATCCGGCTCGCCACCAAGGCCCTCATGGGCCTACCGCAACACTGGCTGCAGCCCGACGTCGTCGAGGGCCTGGAGCGGGTGGCCCGCACCGCCGCCCGCCGCGGCGTCAACCTCGCCATCCACACCCACGTCAACCACGCCCAATCGCTCACCCCACTGGTCGCCAAGGCCGCCCAGACCGCCCTCGACGTCGGCGTCCGCGACGTCCGCAACCAGGGCGTCCTCATGCGCGGCGTCAACGCCACCACCCCGGAACTGCTCGACCTCTGCTTCGCCCTGCAAGGCGAAGCCGGGATCCTGCCGTACTACTTCTACATGTGCGACATGATCCCCAACGCCGAACACTGGCGGGTCCCGGTCTGGCACGCCCAGCAACTCCAGCACGACATCATGGGCTACCTCCCCGGCTACGCCACCCCGCGCATCGTCTGCGACGTCCCCTTCGTCGGCAAGCGCTGGGTGCACATGCTCACCGACTACGACCGTGAGCGCGGCATCTCCTACTGGACCAAGAACTACCGCACCTCCATCGAATCCGCCGACCTGGAGGCGCTCAACAAGCGCTACGCCTACTACGACCCGATCGACACCCTCCCCGTCGACGGCCAGCAGTGGTGGGCCGACCACCGCGACGACTGA
- a CDS encoding TetR/AcrR family transcriptional regulator produces MSQIQRADARFNRDRVVAAAREAFASAGLDVPMREVARRAGVGVATLYRHFPTRTELVATVLAERVEDCGVRMRRALDDPDPWRALSGVVREFAERQIHDRALNEALLGPGEVSAAFQRERGEHAQALNVLVVRARAAGVLRGGVDADDVRAGLLAIASLRRLPAATSAQVIGRVADLVLAGIRA; encoded by the coding sequence ATGTCTCAGATCCAGCGTGCCGATGCCCGGTTCAACCGTGATCGGGTGGTGGCGGCGGCGCGGGAGGCGTTCGCGTCGGCCGGGCTCGATGTGCCCATGCGGGAGGTGGCGCGACGGGCTGGGGTGGGGGTGGCGACCCTGTACCGGCACTTTCCAACGCGTACGGAGTTGGTCGCGACGGTCCTGGCCGAGCGTGTCGAGGACTGCGGTGTGCGGATGCGCCGCGCGCTTGACGACCCGGACCCGTGGCGGGCGCTGTCGGGGGTGGTGCGGGAGTTCGCTGAGCGGCAGATCCATGATCGGGCGCTGAACGAGGCGTTGTTGGGGCCGGGTGAGGTGAGTGCGGCGTTTCAGCGGGAGCGGGGGGAACACGCGCAGGCGTTGAACGTGCTGGTGGTGCGGGCCCGGGCGGCGGGGGTGCTGCGCGGCGGCGTCGACGCGGACGACGTCCGGGCCGGCCTGTTGGCCATCGCATCGCTTCGGCGGTTGCCGGCAGCGACGAGCGCCCAGGTGATCGGTAGGGTCGCCGATCTCGTGCTCGCCGGTATCCGCGCCTGA
- a CDS encoding NADP-dependent oxidoreductase, translating to MFAVQYDRFGGPEVLHLGTTDAPHPRAGQIRIRVQAAGVSPVDVGLRSGRTPMSAQLPLPHIPGVDAAGIVDEIGGDVDGVTVGDHVFGVVELARLGGASAQFAVLQLWAHKPTTMPWAQAGAAGTSIETATRALDLLDLRPGLTLLVDGAAGGVGSIAIQLAAARGINVIGTARADNHDLLRQLGATPLTYGPDLTNRLDALGVTRVDRALDVAGAGSLPELLHLTGDPTAVVTLADFTAPTHGVRLSMGQLAGEPDGRHGLPAAAELFTEGRFRVPIDAAFPLEKAADAHQTAERGSRRGKIVLTVDDVRES from the coding sequence ATGTTCGCCGTCCAGTACGACCGGTTCGGTGGCCCCGAGGTACTCCACCTCGGCACCACCGACGCGCCACACCCCCGGGCCGGCCAGATCCGCATCCGCGTCCAGGCCGCCGGCGTCTCCCCCGTCGACGTCGGTCTCCGCTCCGGCCGCACCCCGATGAGCGCCCAACTACCGCTGCCCCACATTCCCGGTGTCGACGCGGCCGGCATTGTCGACGAGATCGGCGGCGACGTCGACGGTGTGACAGTCGGCGACCACGTCTTCGGCGTCGTCGAGCTGGCCAGACTCGGCGGCGCGAGCGCACAGTTCGCGGTACTACAGCTCTGGGCGCACAAGCCCACCACCATGCCGTGGGCCCAGGCGGGCGCGGCGGGCACCAGCATCGAGACCGCCACCCGAGCCCTCGACCTGCTGGACCTACGGCCCGGCCTGACGCTCCTCGTCGACGGCGCCGCTGGCGGCGTCGGCAGCATCGCCATCCAACTCGCCGCCGCCCGAGGCATCAACGTCATCGGCACCGCCCGCGCCGACAACCACGACCTCCTCCGCCAGCTCGGGGCGACACCGCTCACCTACGGCCCCGACCTCACGAACCGCCTCGACGCCCTAGGCGTGACCCGGGTCGACCGCGCCCTCGACGTCGCCGGCGCCGGATCCCTGCCCGAACTGCTCCACCTCACCGGCGACCCGACAGCGGTCGTCACCCTCGCTGACTTCACCGCCCCCACGCACGGCGTCCGCCTGTCCATGGGGCAACTGGCGGGCGAACCCGACGGCCGCCACGGCCTGCCCGCAGCAGCCGAACTGTTCACCGAGGGCCGGTTCAGGGTGCCGATCGACGCCGCCTTCCCCCTTGAGAAGGCGGCCGACGCGCACCAGACGGCCGAGCGCGGATCCCGTCGCGGCAAGATCGTCCTGACTGTCGACGACGTGCGGGAAAGCTGA
- a CDS encoding polysaccharide deacetylase family protein: MVDHGPRVGAKVALTFDADMTDGMLASLRAGRVKSYANLRILDLLEREQVPATFFLTGKWVKRYPDVTRRIAGNPRFELANHTYGHAAFTAGCYDLPRLPVDELAADVAKTFEVIAPYGGRQTRYFRFPGLCHDTAALDALAPLGVTVVDGDVVSGDPFATAWKPLVRAVLDHVRPGSVVIMHVTEANAAMTDEALPHILAGLRERGLVPAPLSEVLAGG; encoded by the coding sequence GTGGTGGATCACGGCCCGCGCGTTGGCGCCAAGGTCGCGCTGACCTTCGACGCGGACATGACCGACGGGATGCTGGCCAGCCTGCGGGCCGGCCGCGTGAAGTCGTACGCGAACCTGCGCATCCTCGACCTGCTGGAGCGGGAGCAGGTGCCGGCGACGTTCTTCCTGACCGGCAAGTGGGTCAAGCGGTATCCGGACGTGACCCGGCGGATCGCCGGCAATCCGCGCTTCGAGTTGGCCAACCACACCTACGGGCACGCGGCGTTCACCGCCGGCTGTTACGACCTGCCGCGGCTGCCGGTCGACGAGCTGGCCGCAGACGTGGCGAAGACGTTCGAGGTGATCGCGCCGTACGGGGGTCGGCAGACCCGGTACTTCCGGTTCCCGGGGTTGTGCCACGACACGGCGGCGCTGGACGCGTTGGCACCGCTGGGTGTGACGGTGGTCGACGGGGATGTGGTCAGCGGCGATCCGTTCGCTACGGCGTGGAAGCCGTTGGTGCGGGCGGTGCTGGACCACGTCCGCCCCGGGTCGGTGGTGATCATGCACGTGACCGAGGCGAACGCGGCGATGACCGATGAGGCGTTGCCGCACATCCTGGCCGGGTTGCGGGAGCGGGGGTTGGTGCCGGCGCCGTTGTCCGAGGTGCTGGCCGGCGGCTGA
- a CDS encoding CsbD family protein, with product MSFTEKAKNKVEQMAGAARERVGDMTDNERMRGEGASQQSDARAKQAGQNVKDAGRNVKDSFTK from the coding sequence ATGAGCTTCACCGAGAAGGCCAAGAACAAGGTTGAGCAGATGGCCGGCGCCGCGAGGGAGCGCGTCGGCGACATGACCGACAACGAGCGGATGCGTGGCGAGGGCGCCAGCCAGCAGAGCGACGCGCGCGCCAAGCAGGCCGGTCAGAACGTCAAGGACGCTGGTCGCAACGTGAAGGACTCCTTCACGAAGTGA
- a CDS encoding histidine phosphatase family protein, protein MGELLLIRHGETTWSASLRHTSYTDLELTPDGERQARTLAAFLAGRRFVTVLTSPRSRALRTAQLAGLTVDAVDEDLSEWNYGEYEGRTTVDIHDDDPHWNIWTDGCPGGESPAQVGERLDRVLARVTPLLDRGTVALVGHAHSLRVLGTRWIGLPPSAGGRLRLDTATVSALGHEHGRQVILRWNQPAPPAPGTATDSVPQS, encoded by the coding sequence ATGGGAGAGCTCCTGCTGATCCGGCACGGCGAAACCACCTGGAGCGCCAGCCTGCGGCACACCTCGTACACCGACCTGGAGCTGACCCCCGACGGCGAGCGACAGGCCCGCACCCTGGCCGCGTTCCTGGCCGGCCGGCGCTTCGTCACCGTGCTGACCAGCCCCCGCTCCCGGGCGCTGCGCACCGCGCAGCTGGCCGGGCTCACCGTCGACGCCGTCGACGAGGACCTCAGCGAGTGGAACTACGGCGAGTACGAGGGCCGCACCACCGTCGACATCCACGACGACGATCCGCACTGGAACATCTGGACCGACGGCTGCCCCGGCGGGGAGTCCCCCGCCCAGGTGGGCGAACGGCTCGACCGGGTGCTGGCCCGCGTCACCCCGCTGCTCGACCGCGGCACCGTCGCGCTGGTCGGGCACGCGCACAGCCTGCGGGTGCTCGGTACCCGCTGGATCGGCCTGCCCCCGTCCGCCGGCGGGCGGCTACGCCTGGACACCGCCACGGTCAGCGCGCTCGGTCACGAACACGGCCGGCAGGTCATCCTGCGGTGGAACCAGCCGGCTCCTCCGGCGCCCGGGACCGCGACCGACTCGGTGCCGCAGAGCTGA
- a CDS encoding Lrp/AsnC family transcriptional regulator: protein MEEIDRAIVAALTADGRLSYTDLAERVGLSVSAVHQRVRRLEQRGVIKGYAARVSFEALDLPLTAFVAIRPFDPSQPDDAPERLAHLPEIDSCYSVAGEDFYLLLVRVASPTDLERVLQEIRTSANVTTRTTVVLSTPYENRPPKISSAAPSRSRSRAPEEPAGSTAG from the coding sequence GTGGAGGAGATCGACCGCGCTATCGTCGCCGCGCTGACCGCCGACGGCCGTCTGTCGTACACCGACCTGGCCGAGCGGGTGGGGCTGTCGGTGTCCGCCGTGCACCAGCGGGTCCGTCGGCTGGAGCAGCGCGGGGTCATCAAGGGGTACGCCGCCCGGGTGTCGTTCGAGGCGCTGGACCTGCCGCTGACCGCGTTCGTGGCGATCCGGCCGTTCGATCCGTCGCAGCCGGACGACGCCCCGGAGCGGCTGGCCCACCTGCCCGAGATCGACTCCTGTTACTCGGTGGCGGGGGAGGACTTCTACCTGCTGCTGGTGCGGGTTGCCAGCCCCACCGACCTGGAGCGGGTGCTCCAGGAGATCCGCACCTCGGCGAACGTCACGACCCGGACGACAGTGGTGCTGTCCACCCCGTACGAGAACCGGCCACCGAAGATCAGCTCTGCGGCACCGAGTCGGTCGCGGTCCCGGGCGCCGGAGGAGCCGGCTGGTTCCACCGCAGGATGA
- a CDS encoding acyl-CoA dehydrogenase family protein, whose product MTVDRILPTDEAHDLLGLATELADGELAPKAAAFEERAEFPREVLRTLGRAGLLGLPYPEEYGGAAQPYEVYLQVLEILASRWLAVAEAVSVHTLSCYPVAAFGSDEQRKLLPDMLGGELLGAYCLSEPQGGSDAAALTTRADRDGDAYLVSGTKAWITHARTADFYNVFCRTGGPGPKGISCLLADAGTAGITPQAAERTMGLRASPVAQIAFDEARVPADRLIGGEGMGFTIAMSALDSGRLGIAACAVGLAQAALDYAVSYARERQQFGRSIIDFQGLGFLLADAATQISAARALTLAAARLRDAGRPYAIEAAKAKLFATDMAMRVTTDAVQVLGGAGYVADHPVERYMREAKVLQIVEGTNQIQRMVISRALARD is encoded by the coding sequence ATGACTGTCGACCGGATCCTCCCCACCGACGAGGCCCACGACCTGTTGGGTCTCGCCACCGAGCTCGCCGACGGCGAGCTCGCGCCGAAGGCCGCGGCCTTCGAGGAACGCGCCGAGTTCCCCCGGGAGGTGCTGCGCACGCTGGGCCGGGCCGGTCTGCTCGGCCTGCCCTACCCCGAGGAGTACGGCGGTGCGGCGCAGCCGTACGAGGTGTACCTGCAGGTGCTGGAGATCCTTGCCAGCCGCTGGCTCGCCGTCGCCGAGGCGGTCAGCGTGCACACCCTGTCCTGCTACCCGGTGGCGGCGTTCGGCAGCGACGAGCAGCGCAAGCTGCTGCCGGACATGCTCGGTGGCGAGTTGCTGGGCGCGTACTGCCTCTCCGAGCCGCAGGGTGGTTCGGACGCGGCGGCGCTGACCACCCGGGCGGACCGGGACGGCGACGCGTACCTGGTCTCCGGCACCAAGGCGTGGATCACCCACGCCCGGACGGCCGACTTCTACAACGTCTTCTGCCGCACCGGCGGGCCCGGGCCGAAGGGGATCTCCTGCCTGCTCGCCGACGCAGGCACTGCCGGCATCACCCCACAGGCGGCCGAGCGGACGATGGGACTGCGCGCCTCCCCGGTGGCGCAGATCGCCTTCGACGAGGCGCGGGTGCCGGCCGACCGGCTGATCGGCGGCGAGGGGATGGGCTTCACCATCGCCATGTCGGCGCTGGACTCCGGCCGGCTGGGCATCGCGGCGTGCGCGGTCGGGCTGGCCCAGGCCGCCCTGGACTACGCGGTCTCCTACGCCCGGGAGCGCCAGCAGTTCGGGCGCTCCATCATCGACTTCCAGGGGCTGGGGTTCCTCCTCGCCGACGCGGCCACCCAGATCTCCGCCGCCCGCGCGCTGACCCTTGCGGCGGCCCGGCTGCGCGACGCCGGCCGCCCGTACGCCATCGAGGCGGCCAAGGCGAAGCTCTTCGCCACCGACATGGCGATGCGGGTGACCACCGACGCGGTGCAGGTGCTCGGCGGCGCGGGTTACGTGGCCGACCACCCGGTGGAGCGGTACATGCGCGAGGCGAAGGTGCTGCAGATCGTCGAGGGCACCAACCAGATCCAGCGGATGGTGATCTCCCGGGCGCTGGCCAGGGACTGA
- a CDS encoding M24 family metallopeptidase: MGIDELYPPDRLIAAQRATAAAGLDALLLTPGSDLRYLTGYDAHAGERLTCLVLPAEGEPTLVVPRLERPAAEASPAPGTGVRIVDHVDGTDPYPLVVAALDGPVAAVGLADRMWAEQVLGLRAALPDATQRLAGEVLQELRIRKSPAEIAALAEAGAAIDEVHLRMGEWLRPGRTEAEVATDIAAAIRAAGHVTVDFVIVAAGPNGASPHHGTSDRPIGVGEPVVVDIGGTMASGYRSDCTRTYLAGGSAPADFLDYYAVLRDAQRAAVAAVRPGITGAAADAAARAPIAAAGYGAAFLHRTGHGIGLDGHEEPYLVAGNDRPLEAGMAFSIEPGIYLAGRHGARIEDIVVCTTDGVQRLNTTPTELIAL, from the coding sequence GTGGGAATCGACGAGCTGTATCCGCCCGACCGGCTGATCGCCGCGCAGCGCGCGACGGCCGCCGCCGGCCTGGACGCCCTGCTGCTCACCCCCGGCTCGGACCTGCGGTATTTGACCGGGTACGACGCCCACGCGGGGGAGCGGCTGACCTGTCTGGTGCTGCCCGCCGAGGGCGAGCCGACCCTCGTCGTGCCCCGCCTCGAACGCCCGGCCGCCGAGGCGTCCCCGGCGCCGGGCACCGGGGTACGCATCGTCGACCACGTCGACGGCACCGACCCGTACCCCCTGGTCGTCGCCGCCCTCGACGGCCCGGTCGCGGCGGTCGGGCTCGCCGACCGAATGTGGGCCGAGCAGGTCCTCGGCCTGCGCGCGGCGCTGCCCGACGCCACGCAACGGCTCGCCGGGGAGGTGCTGCAAGAACTGCGGATCCGCAAGTCCCCGGCGGAGATCGCGGCGCTCGCCGAGGCTGGCGCGGCGATCGACGAGGTGCACCTGCGGATGGGCGAGTGGCTGCGCCCCGGTCGCACCGAGGCCGAGGTCGCCACCGACATCGCCGCGGCGATTCGCGCCGCCGGGCACGTCACAGTCGACTTCGTCATCGTGGCGGCCGGACCGAACGGCGCCAGCCCGCACCACGGCACCTCCGATCGGCCGATCGGCGTCGGCGAGCCGGTGGTGGTCGACATCGGCGGCACGATGGCATCGGGCTACCGCTCGGACTGCACCCGCACCTACCTCGCGGGCGGGTCGGCGCCGGCCGACTTCCTCGACTACTACGCGGTGCTGCGCGACGCCCAGCGCGCCGCCGTCGCGGCGGTACGGCCCGGGATCACCGGCGCGGCGGCCGACGCCGCGGCCCGGGCGCCGATCGCCGCCGCTGGCTACGGTGCCGCGTTCCTGCACCGCACCGGCCACGGCATCGGTCTCGACGGGCACGAGGAGCCGTACCTGGTGGCCGGCAACGACCGACCCCTCGAGGCCGGCATGGCGTTCTCCATCGAACCGGGCATCTACCTGGCGGGCCGGCACGGCGCCCGCATCGAGGACATCGTCGTCTGCACCACGGACGGCGTGCAACGGCTCAACACCACCCCCACGGAGCTCATCGCGCTATGA
- a CDS encoding glycosyl hydrolase family 18 protein: protein MSSPLRRALAAGLLALATAGATLTVTSAPAQAVVLPNNFKSVGYMPSWAGNINTIQYNKLTHINYAFILPNSNGTLQGVDGARLSSLVSQGHANNVKVSIAVGGWNDGNDSAFETLAANATSRTTFVNSLVNFVNQYNLDGVDMDWEYPDAGASANNYTALMTQLSSALHSRGKLLTAAVVSEGGSVQGVQTAVFNQVDWLNIMAYDGGSPHANYDWSINSINLWKARGLPASKAVLGIPFYSRPVYYNYSYLVGLDPANANRDCATIGGSQQCWNGIPTVKRKTQWALANAGGVMNWELSQDTSGSTSLLSAMYDTIMGGTTPPPTGRTGQITGIAGKCVDVASASTANGAAIQLWGCNGTNAQTWTVASDSTLRALGKCADITSGSTANGAKVQLWDCNGSGAQVWQAQSNGTLRNPQSNKCLDASDNSSADGTRLQIWDCFAGANQRWTLPA, encoded by the coding sequence ATGTCCTCACCACTGCGCCGCGCCCTCGCCGCCGGCCTGCTCGCGCTGGCCACGGCCGGCGCCACCCTCACCGTCACCAGCGCCCCCGCGCAGGCCGTCGTGCTGCCGAACAACTTCAAGAGCGTCGGCTACATGCCCTCCTGGGCCGGCAACATCAACACCATCCAGTACAACAAGCTCACCCACATCAACTACGCCTTCATCCTGCCCAACAGCAACGGCACCCTGCAGGGTGTGGACGGGGCTCGGCTCTCCTCGCTGGTCTCCCAGGGGCACGCCAACAACGTCAAGGTCTCCATCGCCGTCGGCGGCTGGAACGACGGCAACGACTCGGCCTTCGAGACGCTCGCCGCCAACGCCACCAGCCGCACCACCTTCGTCAACAGCCTGGTCAACTTCGTCAACCAGTACAACCTCGACGGCGTCGACATGGACTGGGAGTACCCCGACGCGGGCGCCTCGGCCAACAACTACACGGCGCTCATGACGCAGCTCAGCAGCGCCCTGCACAGTCGCGGCAAGCTGCTCACCGCCGCCGTGGTCTCCGAGGGCGGCAGCGTCCAGGGCGTCCAGACGGCCGTGTTCAACCAGGTCGACTGGCTCAACATCATGGCGTACGACGGCGGCAGCCCACACGCCAACTACGACTGGTCGATCAACAGCATCAACCTGTGGAAGGCCCGCGGCCTGCCGGCCAGCAAGGCCGTCCTCGGCATCCCGTTCTACAGTCGCCCCGTCTACTACAACTACTCGTACCTGGTCGGACTCGACCCGGCGAACGCCAACCGGGACTGCGCGACCATCGGCGGCAGCCAGCAGTGCTGGAACGGCATCCCGACGGTCAAGCGCAAGACCCAGTGGGCGCTGGCCAACGCCGGCGGCGTGATGAACTGGGAGCTGTCGCAGGACACCAGCGGCTCGACCTCACTGCTCTCCGCCATGTACGACACCATCATGGGCGGCACCACCCCGCCGCCGACCGGTCGCACCGGCCAGATCACCGGCATCGCCGGCAAGTGCGTCGACGTGGCCTCGGCCAGCACCGCCAACGGCGCCGCCATCCAGCTCTGGGGCTGCAACGGCACCAACGCGCAGACCTGGACCGTGGCCAGCGACAGCACGCTGCGCGCCCTCGGCAAGTGCGCCGACATCACCAGCGGCTCCACCGCCAACGGCGCGAAGGTCCAACTCTGGGACTGCAACGGCAGCGGCGCCCAGGTCTGGCAGGCGCAGTCCAACGGCACCCTGCGCAACCCGCAGTCGAACAAGTGCCTCGACGCCAGCGACAACAGCTCCGCCGACGGCACCCGGTTGCAGATCTGGGACTGCTTCGCCGGCGCCAACCAGCGCTGGACGCTCCCGGCCTGA
- a CDS encoding winged helix-turn-helix transcriptional regulator produces the protein MRREDLADADCGIAQALGVLGDWWTFLIVRDVAGGTTRFDALQRELGVSRRALTERLGALVEHGVLERRPYSRHPPRYDYLLTARGEGLLPVLIALQDWGTRHLMGDGEVTATAHAGSAEARRAHDLVGRRLPEVVLPAADGQPVAVAATDAWMVLYLFPGAYAPGTHGYPPGWAEIPGARGCTLESTTYAKRHPEFLTAGVRVYGISTQRPDQLADFAAYAELPFPLLSDEDGRLAAGLLLPVFRAGGMTRFKRLTLLVDPQAVVRAVQFPVTDPAGSVQEMLMLVREHAGIPG, from the coding sequence GTGCGGCGAGAGGATCTTGCCGATGCGGACTGCGGCATCGCGCAGGCGCTCGGCGTACTGGGGGACTGGTGGACGTTCCTCATCGTGCGTGACGTCGCCGGCGGGACTACCCGCTTCGACGCGCTGCAACGTGAGCTGGGCGTCAGTCGTCGGGCGCTGACCGAGCGCCTCGGCGCGCTGGTCGAGCACGGTGTGCTGGAGCGCCGGCCGTACTCACGACACCCACCGCGCTACGACTACCTGCTCACCGCGAGGGGCGAAGGGCTGTTACCGGTGCTGATCGCGCTACAGGACTGGGGGACCAGGCATCTGATGGGTGACGGTGAGGTGACCGCGACGGCCCACGCCGGTTCGGCCGAGGCGCGCCGCGCGCACGACCTGGTGGGCCGGCGGTTGCCCGAGGTGGTACTGCCCGCCGCCGACGGGCAGCCGGTGGCGGTGGCCGCGACGGACGCGTGGATGGTGCTCTACCTGTTCCCCGGGGCGTACGCGCCGGGGACGCACGGCTATCCGCCCGGCTGGGCGGAGATTCCCGGCGCCCGGGGATGCACCCTGGAGTCGACCACCTACGCCAAGCGCCATCCGGAGTTCCTGACCGCCGGTGTACGGGTGTACGGCATCAGCACGCAGCGGCCCGACCAGCTCGCCGACTTCGCCGCGTACGCCGAGCTGCCGTTCCCGTTGCTGTCCGATGAGGACGGCCGGCTGGCCGCCGGGCTGCTCCTGCCCGTCTTCCGCGCCGGTGGGATGACCCGGTTCAAGCGGTTGACACTGCTGGTGGACCCGCAGGCGGTGGTGCGAGCCGTGCAGTTCCCGGTCACCGACCCGGCCGGCTCGGTGCAGGAGATGCTCATGCTGGTCCGCGAGCACGCAGGGATCCCCGGCTGA
- a CDS encoding 5'-3' exonuclease — MAHRPPILLIDAASLYFRAYFGIPESAAKAEDGTPVNAVRGFLDMLATLIRVRGADRMVCALDYDWRPAWRVDLLPSYKAHRVAPQGGEIVPDTLSPQVPMILEVLAAVGITAVGATGYEADDVLGTLSVTQPGPVEVVSGDRDLFQLVDDARPVRLLYVGRGVAKLDDCDDAAVRARYGVPADRYADFAALRGDPSDGLPGVAGVGEKTAARLIERYGSIAGILAALDDSDSSFAPGLRAKLAAARDYLDVAPTVVRVALDVPLPELPTALPSAPADPERLLELAQRWNLAGSARRLVDALAAPRGDEKPSTSPQAG; from the coding sequence GTGGCACACCGACCCCCGATCCTGCTGATCGACGCAGCCAGCCTCTACTTCCGGGCCTACTTCGGCATTCCGGAGTCCGCCGCCAAGGCCGAGGACGGCACCCCGGTCAACGCGGTGCGCGGCTTCCTCGACATGCTCGCCACCCTCATCCGGGTGCGGGGCGCCGACCGGATGGTCTGCGCACTGGACTACGACTGGCGCCCGGCGTGGCGGGTGGACCTGCTGCCGTCCTACAAGGCGCACCGGGTCGCCCCGCAGGGCGGCGAGATCGTTCCGGACACCCTCTCCCCGCAGGTGCCGATGATCCTGGAGGTCCTCGCGGCGGTGGGCATCACCGCTGTCGGCGCGACCGGCTACGAGGCGGACGACGTGCTCGGCACCCTCTCGGTGACCCAGCCGGGCCCGGTCGAGGTGGTCTCCGGCGACCGGGACCTGTTCCAACTCGTCGATGACGCCCGACCGGTCCGGCTGCTCTACGTCGGGCGCGGCGTCGCCAAGCTCGACGACTGCGACGACGCCGCGGTGCGGGCCCGCTACGGCGTGCCCGCCGACCGGTACGCCGACTTCGCCGCGCTGCGCGGCGACCCGAGTGACGGGTTGCCCGGGGTGGCCGGCGTCGGCGAGAAGACCGCCGCCCGGCTGATCGAGCGGTACGGCAGCATCGCCGGCATCCTGGCCGCCCTCGACGACTCCGACTCGTCCTTCGCGCCGGGCCTGCGCGCCAAGCTGGCTGCGGCGCGCGACTACCTGGACGTCGCGCCGACGGTGGTCCGGGTCGCCCTGGACGTGCCCCTACCGGAGCTGCCCACCGCGCTGCCGAGCGCCCCGGCCGACCCGGAGCGGCTGCTCGAGCTCGCCCAACGATGGAACCTGGCCGGCTCGGCCCGCCGCCTGGTCGACGCCCTCGCCGCCCCTCGCGGCGACGAGAAGCCGTCGACATCCCCGCAAGCGGGGTAA